From the Juglans microcarpa x Juglans regia isolate MS1-56 chromosome 3D, Jm3101_v1.0, whole genome shotgun sequence genome, the window ACACATGCAGACAGAggatttaataaaagaaatcacacacacacacacctatTCCTATGGTTTAGTGTTATACACTGGCAAAGATGGAAGCAATAGCACTCTTTAAGGCCTGATGATTGCACAACAACTCAAGTATCGAAGGTCTACCAATCATGTAGTTATCAGATCCGTTAGAACACAGAAACCATGCTCAGTCCACCTAgcaatcatataaaataatagcCATATTAGTTTATGATTGGATAAAGTATATCCATTTGGAGTTATGAAATCCAAATACAAGAGTCTCACTAGCATATCAATTACAGcattaataattcttattccCTTTCTCCTAGGATTATCCTGTCTGCATCAAGCTTCCAAGCCTCTCACCCTCTCAGTCTCTCTCCTTGTATAAAAGTCAACTTTGTTCACCATTCAGTAGTGTATCTTTCCAGTATGGATAGGAAAGGCAAGCAGGGAGATGGGATGAGAACAAGAAGCTTTCGTGAGGAGAACTACAATACTAGAAGGGTGTTCTTGAGAAGTTATCCTCTTCAATGGGGAGGAGATGATGAATACAACGAAGAAGATGTGGGGAGGGTCGCCGATGGGAGTAATCAAAAGAGATCCATGAAGAAGATTATCCTATCTGTGTTTCACTGGGGTGGAGACAGAGTTTTGTTCTTTAGGAGATTCAAATGTAAGCTCGTAATGTATGTCATTGCATGTTTCCCTGCTCGCATTAAGATCCCTACTGCCCTAATTTCAGCCTAATCTCCCGCTCTGTCTTCCTATCTTCTTCCAAATCTCACTGTTTCATGAACAATCAATGAATTTACATATTATGGTGAGTCTAACCTCACCTATAAACACAGGACTTTTCCTTCATTCTACTCTTACATGCACATATAATATAGAATAACATGCCACTCATAGCATGCTTcgattacaaaattttatattttttgctgTTAAGTAGCTTCCAGTCTCAGAATCTAAAATCTGGCAACATATATAGGTTGTGACCATACCAAACAGCAACAATTAGTATTTCATGCAGTGTTCACTTCAGATTTCCAACTTAACGGGCCTGTTTAAGAAATCTATGATAACACACATCAGAAGGCTCTGCTTTGGCACTTGATGCCTGTACTATCATAACCATTACCATGACAGAAATGTCTACAAAAATGATCAATAGTTTCCATTGAATAGTTGAATTATGATACAACAGAGTTCCAGAGAAGGGCCTGCCTTTAATGAGTATGTCAACTAGGTCATGAAACAGAGGTTAAAGGTTCTCAACATACAAGAATTTTGTTATCAAATTTCAAGGAGTGAGAGTTTTGCcatatgaagaaagaaaaaaccagaGGCCGAAGCTTACATCTGAATATAACAATACGTGGCTTAGAAGAAGATAATTGACACACCCATGGTAAAGCATCCAACAGCCACCCATGGACTCAAGCGCTCACCTATTTCAAAAACCAAACAAGGAATGGTCAGCCTTTCAGATTGCAGATCAAGATAGACTATGAAAATAGAAGTTCAGAGTGTTTAAAATATAGGTGCTACTTCATTTTCTCGTCCCCAGTTTTCAACAGACAGGCTGAACATCAATCAATGGGCAATCTGCAATTCTGCAGACCCTTTGGTAATGATGCTACCAGCTGTATTGCAAACTCCTAAATCAATCCCTTCCCtttgtaaataaatgataattttttggaTCAATAACCCAAATTAGCATCTCTCTTTACTTCTGTGCTTAAGAATTCATAGTGTAATCCAAAATAAATAGGTATAAGGGCAAGAGATGTCGTCATATCCAGGACTTTAAGGGCGCCCTTTTTTTTGACAACTGAGAGCATCAATTCAAGAAACagtttccttttctatttttcgATTTACATTCACCTCCATGCCAACCCAAGGAAGGTTTCCTGCGTCCCCAATGTCAAAGTGTCATACTTCACAAATTATCACCCCCACCactccaaagaagaaaataaggaaaggGAAGGTAAGAACTCCCCAAGAGAagtcaaagaaaaatgaagtgAAACAAGAAAACATGGAGTTCTGTGGACAGATGAtagtaaaacataataatagaaGGCGCACCTATTCTGGCTGCCTTCCAAAAGAAACCGCGAAACCTGTTGGATATGCATACACATTCATTAGGACCCACtgttaaaaaaatcaactgTCAGCACCAGAAAACACAGGTTACTGTTGCAATCAATCTTGCAACACCATTGAACTGTGCTTAACAAGGGTAAATCAAAGTAATAATGGACTCAACACATACatttagaaaggaaaaaaaaaaacacaacaaaaattgACATTAACTGAGCTTAGACAAATTTCAGTAATCCGCCAAATTCAGAGCTACAAGTAAGGAAGGAGGGAGACAACGTGTAATGTGTGTACAAGGGAGGGAcaaagggagggagggggaaagATAAACCTGAATAAAATATCTCTGCAGGTTGTCTAGTGACTATCACAATAGACAACCTGCAATAAAACTCTCTACATAAGAAATCATTCTGTCATCTACTGAAAACTATTTAAAAGCATATTAGAGAATTGTTTGAACTTGATAGAAGAGGGTACAGATTGACATTGTTGTATTATCTACAGCCAGAGACTCAAATGTTCTCCAGAAGAGCGAAAGGAGATCAGCCAGCACAGTACAATGTGTGGCAATAAAAGAATTCACTCAGTATCCAAGCTCTAAGGAAATCTTCAAAGCAGTGGgtatatgtatttaatttccAGTGTAGGGTCCTGGGACTGTGTTAAACGACACATAACATCCCTCATTCTTCAGTGTGAATGAGGTACACCCATTTTGCTATTTGAAGCATGCACGCTTTGTTTGCTGAGTTGATTGGCTAGTTAACCCATTAATTATAACTAACAGGCTAACTGCTAGAATAGCAAGCAAGTTTACTGCATATCGCtcaaagataaaattaaatcactCTCCCATTAATTGCTGCAACTTTATGAATCATATTAGAGAAGAAAatcataacaaataaaaaatgagaactATCTATCAATCATGCAAAAAACCTATATAAGTAATCTCAGTAAGAACAACAGAGATAGCATACCCAGTTCTCTGTTCAAAGATAGCAGGaaaatgcatcttcaaataaGTGCAGGCGCAGATCCCCAACAGCACTACCGTTAAAAACGAATGGAAGTTGAAGAGTGCTGACTGGATCCCACAAAAACCATGTCAAAACTGTACTGATTCAAAATTAAATCATCGTAAacaatttgaaattcaaacGTGAAAAATGGCTTCACCATGTCAAGTTGTCCTCAAACTTGATAACTTATTTCCTTCCTCCACactacaaaaaatgaaaaataaaatatactgaGCAAACCATTTTTCATGAGCAATATTATGGTTCACAAAATCTGATACACATGATCAAACACATGAATACCAGGCAAGCAGAAGTGATGCCTAAGGAACCTTTGTACTAAAGAAATCTAATGCCCACGGCAATATTCAAATTCATTATTTGTTAATGCTATCATATATGAATTGAAtttaaccagattacacataacactaccctttttatttttcagtttggAAACAGAGAAAGTGGAGTTTAACTCAAATGAATAGTGGTATgcttttttttacttatcaaaaaaagaatagTGGTATGCTTTTCACTCTTAAGCTTCAATTGACTTTccctttttgttaaaataaaaaatatatatatattttcttttaccaaaAGGTTTTATTAATCACTATTAGACTccaattttctcaaaaaccaAATGGACAGTCAAAACTGAAAACTGTCAATAAATGTAATTGCCTCGTACTACATTTTATCCAATATGATTGAATACAAATAGGtactgaaattattttttgcagcCTTAGCGCTCGCAAAACCCCAGAGCAAGGAAGCATTGAGATGGTATCATACAGTCGAGAGTTTTAGTTTCAACAAATTGGTTGGGTGTGCCATCCTATGAAGCAGTCTTGAGCAGTgccaaaactcaaaataagtTTGGTTTCACAGGCATGATATTAAAACACAAAAGAGGGTGCCGCCATAGGCCTGAACGTTGAAAAGACAGTGACAGAAGTTACTAAGAATATGAAGTATGATTAGGAAAGTCCAAATCCACTCAAAAAGGGGTACTCAACTTCTGTTTTGTGGAGACTATTTTGTCTCGTCTTATATTTCTCCTGATAATTATGAGTAGTTTAAGCGTGAATACATTACCATTTTATCAATAAACAACCATGATAATTAATGTCCTGCCCCAAAAACGTTAAATCATTGATATCATCCTTGATATAGTGTTCAGTAATTGAGGCTCAAGGTCATTCATGGCCAGTAAAGTTGAATCATATAAAGTAACACTGAGCAGCCTCAAGAACATTGTGGATGCCgtcaaagaaataaaagaactaCACAACAACAGGGGTGCAAGTGATCCATAATTTTGTATCGGTCAGGGTTTGCCCTAGTTTTAGGACCTAACAGGTCCACAAATACTGTGCCCTGAAGCCGACTGGCAATTTCTTCAAACCGATTCCTTAAGAGTTTGATTCGGGGCgcttaattttttccttttttttaaaaaaaatattggcacTTCAATCATATACAGAGTCGGAAAATTTTTTCCCCGGTGAAAACTTCACGGCAAGATAGATAAATTAGGGGAGAAATGAAAATCAAACAGACCCATCAAACTAACCCAATCGACGAAATTAGAGAAAATCCCCATCACGCCAAAGCTTGAATCATGAAACCACCCACAATTCCTCAAAGCCAAAACggtaaaacgaaaaaaaaaaaaaaagaagaagaaaatctacCAATGCAATAGACTATCTTCAAACACAAGCTGAGACGGATAAAAGTACCAAAATacatagagagggagagagattgagaCGGAGAGGAGCTCACCTTAGGTTATTGACGTCTACGATGAAGAGATTGGCGGTGCGATGAAAAATGACGAGGTTCGTTTCGGAATCGGGAATGCGTCTCGGGCTTTCAGCTTTGTACAAATGTTTGATCAACGAACGGATCTTAAAATAAAcgcaaaagcaaaagcaaaaactGGCTGGATCGGGTAGACCATAGgtcaaattgtaaagtcattttcaaataaaataaatttatatatcacgcttaagtatttttatatctaacatttttttaagaatactAATTCAATAAAGAAATCGGTGGTAAGAGCTAGCTACTAACTGGTCTACGTGTTACAATTAACTCTGGCCTGATTTGGATGGTGATTTgcgataaaatgaaaattaaaagtttaataaaatattcgattagtgttttgaagatagggagcggAGTTGCAGAATTTTTTCGTACACATTTAACACTTTAATGTTTTGATTTTCAGCCATTGTACTTAATGTAAATAATGTGCATGATTTCTTACCTTTAATCTCTTAATCTTAGAAtatatttaggtgttcttttgtatacttcctgtgtacacgagttatttctattttattcatatcaataaatttactcttataataaaaaaattaaaaaaaaaattgaataaaatattgttataatattattgttattttgaaatttgaaaaaattgaattatctttttatcaaaaatttgaaaaaaaataataattagataaaatgaaatgagttgagataattttactattcaaatcaGGCCttatacataaattaatatataaacactAGGTACCATATAGATGGGCTGCTGTCTTTAACAAAAATGCCCGAGTGAATTCCTCAAAATACAACaactatatttttgtttttatgtttttgaatgTGAAAAGTGTTGCAACTTGCATGCACATTGCTTTTTATGCCATATCTGAAGCAGAAGGCTACTTTGGCACCTATTAAACAGAACTTCAAGTTTTATTCTCGAAGGCTTGAATCCCCCAAAAGTCCAAAAGTGAAAAGGCATATATATGTCAATACAGCATTTGGTCTCTCACTGCCGAGATCATCTTATCAAGCGGAGCCTAGCTGCCAATAGGATGGTAAGAAACAAGAGGCATACCAATGCCTAAATTTTTCAACAAATTCTGTTTATATTTTTACCCAATGTCTCTTGCACAATCAAGTACAACAATTTTCTTTCCCGTGTTGACAGCAGCTCTATTCTCCTCCACGAAACACAATTAACTATTTCATACAGTACAATTTCTACTTACAAACCAAACTTCTTCGGTCTTAAATAGGTAGAACCTTGCCGCAGACCTGGCATGGAGACTTGTTGCTGCTGCTTTGCCCTCCTTTCCTTCTCCTTATCCTTGTTTCGTCTCTCAGATTCTGCTTGCACCTTTCTCAAATTCTCCATTTCCTCCTCCATGGCTGTTTTCTCTTCCTTCTGTCTCTTTTTGTGCTCCAACAATGACGTATCCGACTCCTTAACAGAAAAAACATCGGTCCCAGCTCAGCTAGCCACTGAGGTTCCACTGCCGTAGCACATTGCATATACTCCTTCGTTGTCAAAATCAACTCGTGATAAACCACATACTCTGGATTGCAACCCATACCATACAGAGCACTGCTCGGATGTAAATGGCAAGGCATCCCATTCCTGCAATTTACATACTCCCCCACACCCTTCAATCTTGCTGAATTATGGAAGTATGCAGAACAGATGGCTTTTCTCACGATGTCTGAATCCGGCCAACAAGATGTCAAAGGGATTTTTAGAGTCTTAAGAATATCCAGCAGCTGGGATCTCACTTCTCTGGCCTTTCGTAATCCCTTAACATGTAAATAGTTGTCATTACACCAGTCTCCCCGATACTGATGTTGTTTCCATTGATTGTAAACATTGTATAGCGTTAAATGGTCAGATTCTGGCACGAAGAATCTTTCACGTGCAGCATCACTTTCCTCTGCCCTGTCCTTAGGACGGAAGAATACTGATGGCACTGAAAGCATTGAAACAATTGTCAATACCTCGTCTAAGCATCCTAGCTGTTCCCCCATCAACAGCATCTTGGCAAGTGGGGGGTCCAATGGAAACTCCACCATTTTCCAGCCAAGATCAGTCAAGCCCCCCACATTGTTAAGAGCACCTAAGACCCACAACTGGTACATagaattaagaatattatcctGAGGAGGTGGGTCCATGAAATCAAAATCCAGCAAGTTCTCAACTTTGAGAGATTTTAGCAACAAAACTACATTCCCAAGGTTCGTCCTTTGGATCTCAGGCACAGGACTAGGCAGCATTTCATTTAGGTATGCACTCTCTGTATACAGCCGATAACATGTCCCAGGCCCGGTTCTACCAGCACGTCCAGCACGTTGGTCAGCAGCAGCACGGCTGACAGGAAATACTTGGAGAGCATCCATACCCATCCTAGGGTTGTATACTTTCATCTTACCATAGCCCGTGTCAATGACATAAAAAATTCCGTCTACAGTTAAAGATGTCTCGGCAATGTTGGTTGCCACAATGCATTTCCGGGCCCCATCTTCAGCATTCTGGAAAATCTTTGCTTGCAAGTCAGCAGGCAGCTGTGAATATATAGGGAGTATCAAGAGTTTTGGAACTGCTTTCTTTGTGGATGACATGAGCTGTTCCACACGCTCCGCAAGGGCATAACAGGCTGCCTCAATCTCATCTTGGCCAGTCATAAAGATGAGGATGTCACCTGGAGGGCTGGTGATGTGGATGGTCATGGCCTGCTTCACTGCAGCTTCAACATAATCTTCACAAGGAGTTTTACTGTAAAGGATATTAACAGGAAATGTCCTGCCGGGAATGTGGAAAATCGGTACACTGCAACAAATTCAGAAATTAGTAATTTGACGCAAGTGACGGGGATACGATGACATAATAGAGTTGTGGTCAAATGACAAGGTTACCTTccaaagaaatttgaaaatttttgtgcATTCAGAGTTGCAGATGTTACTATGAGCTTGAAATCACGACGTTGAGCAACCACTTTCTTCAATATCCCAAACAGCACATCTGTGCTTAGTGACCTCTCATGGGCTTCATCCATCACGATGACACTGCAACAGTAATGACCTTGACAGTAAATAATTGTGTTCTGATGGTAATTGAACAGCTACATGTAAAGATAGACAAAATTTCCAACTTCCCATACCGATACTTTTCTAGATCAGAATCTTTGAGTGTTTCACGCAAGAGTACTCCATCCGTCATGTACTGTAATATTGAACTAGCAAAGATTTAGCATATAATCATATAAAGGCAATCTCTCTACTCACAAAATTCACTGCCTTAAAAAAGCATGAGTTATTTCAACAACCATCAAGAATAATAAGAGGTTACAAAATGAAATCCATTAGAAAAAGCCACAATTAAAAGTGCTAGGAATTTCAACAACTGTGCTTTTGAATGCCCAAAAAATGACCTTAATGGTGGTGTTAGGCCCAGTCACATCCTCAAAACGAATAGCATAACCAACTTTTTCACCCAGCTCGGTCTCCATCTCTTCACTGACTCTTTTTGCAACACTCATAGCTGCAACTCGTCTTGGTTGGGTGCAACCAACTATACCATTTGTAGTGTAGCCATCTTCATGCAGATACTGTCAACAAAATCCATATATCAGATTTCAGTTTGGGAGGCCAAATGCCTCAACCATTAATGGCAACAGAAATAATGATCACAATAATAGTAGTTCGACTAATAAAGCTTCAAGGAACCTGTGTTAGTTGGGTTGTCTTTCCTGAACCAGTTTCTccgaccaccaccaccacctgaTTTTCATGAATTACCTATCCAATATACATTCAAACAGAACTAGGACACATCAAAGAGTAATATAAATTGTTTGAAGGATACTGCTAAACGAGAAAAATATACAGGACTCTGAAATACACTTGTAAAATGAATTCCAATCAATgtatcaaaattaattaaggaaaaaaacaaagaactatttttttacaagtaattcAATCTTATTAAGAGCACAAAGGGGCACAACCCTAAGTACCAAAGTATTATTTGACAGGCCTTTTTCAACCAATCATCAGATGATACACATGCtacatttttttacaactctttGCAACTCCATTCTAAATGAAGGgcagtttgtaaaatttgaatttcaaataaaaaaaaaattagtattttttatgatgtgGCACTGCCACTGGTTGGTTGTAAAATTAGTTGAGACTTGATATAAAGCGTGACGATCTAAAGTAGTTTGTTTATGGCATACTCCAGCACCAcccccccgggggggggggggggggggggggggtgtgggggCGCAAGATTACTTGATGCCAAATGTAAATTCTTATGTTACCTCCCCCCCTCCCTACcttccaaagaaaaaaagaattgggTGGTCAAAACCATGtaattaatattcttgaaaaaataacaatttcttATCATTCAAAGAATAAGATTAGATTAATTGATCCCAAAACCTAGATTTAAGAACCCAAAGCACATTCATCAATTTCAAAAATAGATATTCCTTTATGCCTCAATCACACGACTGCAAGCAGTGATCAATCATTAGGAGCAAACATACATGTGCCAAGGGAGTAATGGCAAACCTGCAATAACTCATCTCGCACAGAATATATTGGCAGATACTGTCGTTGCTGCGCTAGTGTTTTTGACTTTGCAAACTCACTCACTGCTTCCCCCTTCTTTAAATGCTGGGCAAACTTCGCGTCTTCTTTAAAATCAATTTCACCTTCTTCGCCCACTACAGCAGTGTCAGCATCAATCTAGCATTAAGATAAAAAGATGAGTCTTAAACTTGTGCCTgctcaaaaaaacaaaaggaaaaaaacagagaatGAAGAGACCTTAAAACCTATAAAAGGGTCAAAGTCATATATTCAAGCAAAAGCACCATTACCTGTTCTGCTGTTTTTTCAACACCAAGAATATCACCAAGTTTTGAGCCTGCAAGCTCCCAGAAACGTTGGCGTGACTTGTTCGAACTCTGCTTCTCATGAATCTCTCTAACCAAACCAGATCCTTTGCGTGAAATTATAGCCATATCTGATGTTGGGTCTTTTAGTGGCATGATTGGCTCTGCTTGTTTAGTATAAACAACTCTCCCATCTAGGAAAGGAGGTTTAGTATCTGTTACAAGAAAAGATGGGAGATATTTTAGCTAGAGGAGGTAGATATATCTTTTCACAATTATCCCTGCGGCACTTGATGACACTGATTCTCTAAACAGCAAATTGACATTCAATCCATCAACCATTGAGAAGGCATATTGCAAGTTTTCTTACCATGTACAAGAAGAATAACTTTGCGCTCCTCCTCATCATCAAATTCCGTCTGCACCTCTGTCCCTCTAACAGCTCCAGATCTCAATAGTTGCCGGTCCTCCCACTGAGCATTATCAGCAGTGAGCTGAGACATCCTTTTGCTCTGAGCAAGTgtcatcttggtaccatctctGCGAACCTGTATTGGAGATCACAACTCCTTATGGGAATGACAAGAATGTCGATTTCCGACGTAATCACCAACTGCACTACTATCTTAAACAGTTTATACTTTTGCATTTATATTTGAGAACGATAACAGGTAGACACATGCATGCACGAATTAATGTAACTGTGGTGTACAATATTTATTACCAATGAAATGGTTCGAGCATATTTCCAGAAACtaacaattcattttaaaataccaGTTTTTTGGCCAGCTCTGCTTCTTTCTTCTGGAAAGAAGCCTCATCTCCCAGAAAAAATGATGAGGTATCTGCATCAAACATTGTATTACCTTCTTCTCTGTCATACCTATGAAATAAAGTGCGTACTAGTCAAAAGAAGTTGACaactgcttatcaaaataataagttGACAACTAAGTAGCCCTAATACATGTTATAAAagttacttatataaaaaaaaatgttataatatgaAATCAAAGACggaatatttacaaataaagctAAATCTCTAAAAGAGGCCTCTTTTTTGGCTAGAAAAAGTCCTGGACGATTTAGTTCTAGATCGAAGAAgacaattaatttttctttttataagtaagaagatatttcattgatataaagatagacatagcccaagtacataggcgGTATACCTGTGATTACACCTATTTAGAAACTAAGAAATGGTCACAAGGAAGTCATGGAAACTGAGACCATTTAAATCTAAAGTgatggcccacataaataaagtcttccaaaagAAACTCTTAGGCCctatttggatacagaaacggtttcatctcatctcatctcatctcatcattacaactttctcaaattctcacacaaaatataataaacaattcaactttttcaaatcccaaaacaataataatattaaaaaataatattttaacaatattttattcaactttcatctaaaaccatctcatctcatctcatctcactatccaaacagggccttatACTCTTCCAATTAGTGCTCACGATCctcaaaatttctatcatttctttctctccaaatacaccaaaaaatacaaatgggAGTCATCCTCCGCACAGCTGCACCCTATGTTGTCCCCATGATCCCTCTCCAGCTGGCTAGTAGTTCAACCACCATTCCCGACATAACCCATGCCTATCTCACTTTgctgaaaaaataattcatatggCCCTAACAAACTCACAATCTTTAAAGGCTATTCTTATGTGTTTTGAAGTGGTatctagattaaaaataaatctctcgAAAACAGAGATGGTTGTTGTGGGTAATGTGCGTAATGTCAGGGGGCCGGCTAATATATTGGGATGTGCGGTCTCTCATTGCCTATGAAGTACCTTGGCCTACCATTGGGAGCagactatttgggatggggtgttAGAGAAAATAGAGTGTTGGTTGGCTAGGTGGAAACGGgtgtatttgtctaaagggggtCGGATTACATTGATAAAGAGTACCCTTTCCAACCTTCCCACCTATTTCTTGTCATTATTTCCTCTTCCCGCTAGTGTTGCCTTGCGGATTGAGAAGCTTCAACGTGACTTTTGTGGGGTAGACTTGGAGATGAGTTTAAGTTCCATTTAGTTGGGTGGGACAAGGTGTGCTCTCCCTTGAGGGGTGGTGGATTGGGGGTTCGTAATGTGAGAGCCTTCAAAAAAGCTCTTCTTGGaaagtggctatggagatataATTATGAGAGGGAAGCCTTATGGAAGAAGGTGATTGATAGTAAGTATGGGAGTGTAAGGGGGGGATGGTGCTCTAAGGAAGTTAGGGGCCGTATGGGGTGGGGTTATGGAAGCATATTCAAAAAGGTTGGTAGTCTCTCTCTTGCAACACTAGGCTGTGTATGGGGGATGGCCATAGAATCAGTTCTTGGCATGACACTTGGGTTGGAGATATGGCTCTTAAGGAGTCTATAAAAAGGTGTAATCCtaatacacaggaagtatacaagagaaaacaaaaagccAATTAAATCTACTGCTTGGTCAAAGATTCCAAACTTTATAATCTGAGCAGTGTTACATCCACCGAGGATGTAGCACGAGACCGGtcccaagaaaaacaaaaaaaaaaaaaaatttattttttgttattttttttcattaaatttttttatattcttaaatattttttttaaaaaaaaatcacaacatcactaaaaaacacttcattaatcactaagtaaaatatatatatatatatataatgggacCCAAATGTCAGTgactagcattttttttataatttttttatgtaaaagatTCCAAAATATCGTGAGCATGAATTGCAAATCGGGAAAATTCAAGGCAGCAAAATGATGTCCACAGTTTCATGTTATCATGCCTGTATCCTTTCACAGAAATTGGCGTCTAGATGTGGTCATGCAGTAAATACCAAAAAGTCAAATCTTATCAACTAAGAAAGACTTATTCACTAACTAATTACCATGCACGGTCTGAATTGTATTCCATCTGCAGACGCATACTTTCAGTAATCTCATACTTGTTTTCTTCAGACGCATCAGACTTATCTGCACCTCCATCCTGCACATACgttaataatgaaaaatccAGTAGATTGAAAGCATGTGAATTAATGAGGCAAGGAAATCCACAACTATCACCATTATTCAAGGTGAAGAAGATAAAACATACTTTCTTGAAACAGAGTTTAACATGCATGACTCTTATTCCCCAgaataaatgaaaggaaaaggagGAGAAAACTTCCCTGACCACAAGCATAATACCTCAAATGTTTCTGAGTTTTCCATAGAAAAATTAAGTTGATGGGACCTTCCACCATGTCTAGAATTTGAGGATCTCATGGAGGATCCAGAAGCACGTATTGGAACTGGAGAGGGAGAGACATGGTCCCAGGGAGAATT encodes:
- the LOC121255743 gene encoding protein kish-like; translated protein: MSALFNFHSFLTVVLLGICACTYLKMHFPAIFEQRTGFRGFFWKAARIGERLSPWVAVGCFTMGVSIIFF
- the LOC121255740 gene encoding LOW QUALITY PROTEIN: pre-mRNA-splicing factor ATP-dependent RNA helicase DEAH7-like (The sequence of the model RefSeq protein was modified relative to this genomic sequence to represent the inferred CDS: inserted 1 base in 1 codon); its protein translation is METCGGDAGIIDVDKTTETLEPEKMSSGGLCLPGKDRVEFRPPERKSLLGLDVLAIAKRAESVADGGFKAPRERVASVLASLEEEENFESSGLDEVGTNGNNGRSNHASRKYRESNASKTGSIVTQEEQVNDTPQSHHLSESMSSDASNTPIRSHQNFQSRSPMYDRDNRDIERKDYGDNSRSGRRRVSHRHSVDRENYHRREARSRHDQDYDGEYGRKRSRYEGSRRTPGRSDWDDGRWEWEDTPRRDSHSHTSRRHQPSPSPMLVGASPDARLVSPWLGGQTPLSAGSANSPWDHVSPSPVPIRASGSSMRSSNSRHGGRSHQLNFSMENSETFEDGGADKSDASEENKYEITESMRLQMEYNSDRAWYDREEGNTMFDADTSSFFLGDEASFQKKEAELAKKLVRRDGTKMTLAQSKRMSQLTADNAQWEDRQLLRSGAVRGTEVQTEFDDEEERKVILLVHDTKPPFLDGRVVYTKQAEPIMPLKDPTSDMAIISRKGSGLVREIHEKQSSNKSRQRFWELAGSKLGDILGVEKTAEQIDADTAVVGEEGEIDFKEDAKFAQHLKKGEAVSEFAKSKTLAQQRQYLPIYSVRDELLQVIHENQVVVVVGETGSGKTTQLTQYLHEDGYTTNGIVGCTQPRRVAAMSVAKRVSEEMETELGEKVGYAIRFEDVTGPNTTIKYMTDGVLLRETLKDSDLEKYRVIVMDEAHERSLSTDVLFGILKKVVAQRRDFKLIVTSATLNAQKFSNFFGSVPIFHIPGRTFPVNILYSKTPCEDYVEAAVKQAMTIHITSPPGDILIFMTGQDEIEAACYALAERVEQLMSSTKKAVPKLLILPIYSQLPADLQAKIFQNAEDGARKCIVATNIAETSLTVDGIFYVIDTGYGKMKVYNPRMGMDALQVFPVSRAAADQRAGRAGRTGPGTCYRLYTESAYLNEMLPSPVPEIQRTNLGNVVLLLKSLKVENLLDFDFMDPPPQDNILNSMYQLWVLGALNNVGGLTDLGWKMVEFPLDPPLAKMLLMGEQLGCLDEVLTIVSMLSVPSVFFRPKDRAEESDAARERFFVPESDHLTLYNVYNQWKQHQYRGDWCNDNYLHVKGLRKAREVRSQLLDILKTLKIPLTSCWPDSDIVRKAICSAYFHNSARLKGVGEYVNCRNGMPCHLHPSSALYGMGCNPEYVVYHELILTTKEYMQCATAVEPQWLAELGPMFFXVKESDTSLLEHKKRQKEEKTAMEEEMENLRKVQAESERRNKDKEKERRAKQQQQVSMPGLRQGSTYLRPKKFGL